Proteins from a single region of Pangasianodon hypophthalmus isolate fPanHyp1 chromosome 7, fPanHyp1.pri, whole genome shotgun sequence:
- the nox1 gene encoding NADPH oxidase 1: MANWIVNHGLETFILVVWMGINIFLFVHFYLFYDLGPQFFYTRVLIGSALSWARAPAAVLNFNCMLILLPVCRNLLSLIRGSFMCCGRTLRKQLDKNLTFHKLVAYMIALMTAVHTIAHLLNVEWFISSRQGRFGPLAGNLSMLGDDDNHNHDHDHDHDDDDDDDDETFLNPIRSDSTTPLLFAFTTIAGLTGVVITLALILMITSSMEVIRRSYFEVFWYTHHLFIIFFAGLVFHGAGRIVRSQTDDPPHNTSFCKDYPEKWGKIPQCPIPQFAGGFPQTWMWVIGPMIIYICERLLRFIRYIQTVNYKKIVMHPSQVLELQLVKSGFKMDVGQYVFLNCPAISQLEWHPFTMTSAPEEDFFSLHIRSVGDWTEKLIKMVENLPEGSQGPKLGVDGPFGTASEDVFDYEVSMLVGAGIGVTPFASILKSIWYKFKDSNPKLRTRKIYFYWLCRETHAFEWFADLLQVLEKEMEERGMKDFLTYKLYLTGWDHTHAAHVMVHFDKDTDVITGLKQKTHYGRPNWDKEFEQVRQENPSSVVGTFLCGPASLAEDLEKKCVKYSNVDPRKTRFYFNKENF, translated from the exons atggcTAACTGGATCGTAAACCATGGACTGGAAACCTTTATTTTG GTGGTCTGGATGGGCATCAACATCTTCTTGTTCGTTCACTTTTATCTGTTCTATGATTTGGGGCCGCAGTTCTTCTACACCCGTGTGCTGATCGGG TCTGCACTGTCGTGGGCAAgagctcctgctgctgttctcAACTTTAACTGCATGCTCATCCTCCTGCCTGTGTGTCGCAACCTGCTGTCTCTGATCCGTGGTTCCTTCATG TGCTGTGGACGAACCTTACGGAAACAGCTGGACAAAAATCTTACGTTCCACAAACTGGTCGCCTACATGATTGCCTTGATGACTG CGGTTCACACCATTGCCCATTTGCTGAATGTGGAATGGTTCATCAGTAGCCGTCAGGGACGTTTTGGTCCCCTTGCCGGTAACCTCTCCATGCTTGGGGATGATGACAATCACAATCATGATCACGATCACGAtcacgatgatgatgatgatgatgatgatgagactTTCCTCAATCCTATCCGGTCCGACTCTACG ACACCACTCCTATTTGCATTCACTACCATTGCTGGCCTTACAGGAGTTGTGATCACCCTCGCTCTCATCCTTATGATTACTTCATCGATGGAGGTGATACGGCGAAGCTACTTTGAGGTGTTCTGGTACACTCACCACCTCTTCATCATTTTCTTTGCAGGCCTGGTCTTTCACGGGGCAGG GCGCATTGTGCGAAGTCAGACGGATGACCCACCTCACAACACTAGCTTCTGCAAAGATTATCCAGAGAAGTGGGGTAAAATTCCTCAATGTCCCATTCCTCAGTTTGCAGGAGGGTTTCCTCAG ACTTGGATGTGGGTGATTGGTCCGATGATCATTTACATATGTGAGAGGCTATTGCGCTTTATCCGCTATATTCAAACTGTAAATTACAAAAAG ATTGTGATGCATCCATCCCAAGTCCTCGAGCTGCAGTTAGTGAAGTCTGGATTTAAAATGGATGTTGGACAGTATGTCTTTTTGAACTGTCCAGCTATCTCCCAACTCGAATGGCACCCATTTACAATGACATCAGCCCCTGAGGAGGACTTCTTCAGCTTACACATCCGCTCAGTCGGGGACTGGACTGAGAAGCTCATCAAGATGGTAGAAAATTTACCAGAGGGGAGTCAAGGACCCAA ATTGGGTGTGGATGGTCCATTTGGAACAGCCAGTGAAGATGTGTTTGATTACGAGGTCAGCATGCTGGTGGGTGCTGGCATTGGCGTGACCCCATTTGCTTCCATCTTGAAGTCCATTTGGTATAAATTTAAAGATTCCAACCCCAAGCTACGCACCAGAAAG ATTTACTTCTATTGGTTGTGCAGGGAGACACATGCCTTTGAGTGGTTTGCAGATTTGCTTCAGGTGCTTgagaaggagatggaggagagaggcATGAAGGACTTTCTTACATACAAACTCTACCTCACTGGATGGGACCATACACAC GCAGCCCATGTGATGGTACATTTTGATAAAGACACTGATGTTATCACTGGTCTGAAGCAGAAGACTCACTATGGAAGACCAAACTGGGATAAAGAATTTGAACAAGTTCGACAAGAGAACCCCTC GTCAGTGGTTGGTACATTCCTGTGTGGCCCAGCCTCCTTAGCTGaagatttggaaaagaaatgtgtgaaatattcTAACGTTGATCCACGGAAGACTAGATTTTACTTCAACAAAGAGAACTTTTGA
- the cstf2 gene encoding cleavage stimulation factor subunit 2 isoform X1: MANVATAVAAVAGRDPAVDRSLRSVFVGNIPYEATEEQLKDIFSEVGLVVSFRLVYDRETGKPKGYGFCEYQDQETALSAMRNLNGREFSGRALRVDNAASEKNKEELKSLGTGAPIIESPYGDSCPAEEAPESISRAVASLPPEQMFELMKQMKLCVQNSPQEARNMLLQNPQLAYALLQAQVVMRIVDPEIALKMLHRQASVQPINPNSQSGPLPVSSQPHAQPSAPVSQPQAMPGMHVNGAPQMMPPSQMGGGVPGPMAGQGPMPGQGPMPGPGPLGPGGGMQPQMGIPQGGPVPMDRGAGSLQDSPVGSSGPATIERPQVPMVDPRAPMRGAPPGPQGIPPRGLLGDGPNDPRGGSLVNVGGEVVEPRGYMGGPPPHQGPPMHMAPPDMRGPHDMRGAPMLGEPRGPMMDQRGPPMDSRAPIPPGRDPRAVETRGPVAGQRVPVAGGMQGAPSHAMPSNAPPSARPGPAAEVSSQDHEKAALIMQVLQLTPEQIAMLPPEQRQSILILKEQIQKTAGAP; encoded by the exons ATGGCGAACGTAGCAACAGCCGTGGCTGCAGTTGCGGGAAGAGACCCTGCAGTAGACCGCTCCTTAAGATCTGTCTTcg TGGGGAATATCCCATATGAAGCAACAGAAGAGCAGCTGAAAGACATCTTCTCAGAAGTCGGTCTTGTCGTCAGTTTCAG GTTGGTATAcgacagagaaacaggaaaaccGAAAGGTTATGGCTTCTGTGAGTACCAGGACCAGGAGACGGCACTCAGCGCCATGCGCAACCTCAACGGTCGAGAGTTCAGTGGCCGAGCTCTGCGTGTGGACAACGCCGccagtgagaaaaacaaagaagagctCAAGA GTTTGGGCACTGGAGCTCCCATCATTGAGTCACCGTACGGAGACAGCTGCCCAGCTGAGGAGGCTCCAGAGTCCATTAGCAGAGCTGTGGCTAGCCTGCCACCAGAGCAGATGTTTGAGCTTATGAAACAGATGAAA CTGTGTGTTCAGAACAGTCCGCAGGAGGCCAGAAACATGCTCCTGCAGAATCCACAGCTAGCATACGCACTGCTGCAGGCACAGGTCGTCATGAGGATCGTAGACCCTGAGATTGCCTTG AAAATGCTTCATCGGCAAGCTTCTGTGCAGCCCATAAACCCAAACAGCCAGTCAGGGCCCTTGCCAGTGTCTAGCCAGCCTCATGCTCAGCCCAGTGCTCCAGTGTCACAGCCCCAGGCCATG CCGGGAATGCATGTGAATGGTGCTCCACAAATGATGCCACCTTCTCAGATGGGAGGTGGAGTGCCAGGGCCAATGGCAGGACAGGGGCCAATGCCAGGACAAGGCCCTATGCCAGGACCAGGGCCTCTGGGGCCAGGAG GTGGAATGCAGCCTCAGATGGGGATCCCCCAAGGAGGCCCTGTTCCTATGGACAGGGGCGCAG GAAGCCTTCAGGACTCTCCTGTAGGATCATCTGGGCCGGCTACTATCGAGCGGCCGCAAG TGCCAATGGTCGACCCACGGGCTCCTATGCGAGGAGCCCCTCCAGGACCTCAAGGGATTCCACCAAGAGGCCTGCTGGGTGATGGTCCTAATGATCCGCGAGGTGGATCGCTAGTAAACGTGGGAGGAGAAGTAGTGGAGCC ccGTGGTTATATGGGAGGCCCTCCACCGCACCAGGGGCCACCCATGCATATGGCTCCTCCAGACATGCGTGGACCCCATGACATGAGAGGAGCACCCATGTTGGGAGAGCCCAGAGGCCCTATGATGGATCAGCGTGGTCCACCCATGGACTCTAGAG ccccAATTCCTCCAGGCCGCGATCCTCGAGCTGTAGAAACTCGGGGTCCTGTGGCAGGCCAGAGGGTCCCTGTAGCGGGTGGAATGCAGGGTGCTCCTTCTCACGCAATGCCATCAAATGCTCCCCCATCTGCCCGACCT GGTCCTGCAGCTGAGGTGTCTTCTCAAGATCATGAAAAG GCTGCTCTAATTATGCAGGTGCTCCAGCTGACTCCAGAACAGATTGCCATGCTTCCCCCTGAGCAGAGGCAGAGTATACTCATCCTGAAAGAGCAAATTCAGAAAACTGCTGGTGCCCCTTGA
- the cstf2 gene encoding cleavage stimulation factor subunit 2 isoform X2, whose translation MANVATAVAAVAGRDPAVDRSLRSVFVGNIPYEATEEQLKDIFSEVGLVVSFRLVYDRETGKPKGYGFCEYQDQETALSAMRNLNGREFSGRALRVDNAASEKNKEELKSLGTGAPIIESPYGDSCPAEEAPESISRAVASLPPEQMFELMKQMKLCVQNSPQEARNMLLQNPQLAYALLQAQVVMRIVDPEIALKMLHRQASVQPINPNSQSGPLPVSSQPHAQPSAPVSQPQAMPGMHVNGAPQMMPPSQMGGGVPGPMAGQGPMPGQGPMPGPGPLGPGGGMQPQMGIPQGGPVPMDRGAVPMVDPRAPMRGAPPGPQGIPPRGLLGDGPNDPRGGSLVNVGGEVVEPRGYMGGPPPHQGPPMHMAPPDMRGPHDMRGAPMLGEPRGPMMDQRGPPMDSRAPIPPGRDPRAVETRGPVAGQRVPVAGGMQGAPSHAMPSNAPPSARPGPAAEVSSQDHEKAALIMQVLQLTPEQIAMLPPEQRQSILILKEQIQKTAGAP comes from the exons ATGGCGAACGTAGCAACAGCCGTGGCTGCAGTTGCGGGAAGAGACCCTGCAGTAGACCGCTCCTTAAGATCTGTCTTcg TGGGGAATATCCCATATGAAGCAACAGAAGAGCAGCTGAAAGACATCTTCTCAGAAGTCGGTCTTGTCGTCAGTTTCAG GTTGGTATAcgacagagaaacaggaaaaccGAAAGGTTATGGCTTCTGTGAGTACCAGGACCAGGAGACGGCACTCAGCGCCATGCGCAACCTCAACGGTCGAGAGTTCAGTGGCCGAGCTCTGCGTGTGGACAACGCCGccagtgagaaaaacaaagaagagctCAAGA GTTTGGGCACTGGAGCTCCCATCATTGAGTCACCGTACGGAGACAGCTGCCCAGCTGAGGAGGCTCCAGAGTCCATTAGCAGAGCTGTGGCTAGCCTGCCACCAGAGCAGATGTTTGAGCTTATGAAACAGATGAAA CTGTGTGTTCAGAACAGTCCGCAGGAGGCCAGAAACATGCTCCTGCAGAATCCACAGCTAGCATACGCACTGCTGCAGGCACAGGTCGTCATGAGGATCGTAGACCCTGAGATTGCCTTG AAAATGCTTCATCGGCAAGCTTCTGTGCAGCCCATAAACCCAAACAGCCAGTCAGGGCCCTTGCCAGTGTCTAGCCAGCCTCATGCTCAGCCCAGTGCTCCAGTGTCACAGCCCCAGGCCATG CCGGGAATGCATGTGAATGGTGCTCCACAAATGATGCCACCTTCTCAGATGGGAGGTGGAGTGCCAGGGCCAATGGCAGGACAGGGGCCAATGCCAGGACAAGGCCCTATGCCAGGACCAGGGCCTCTGGGGCCAGGAG GTGGAATGCAGCCTCAGATGGGGATCCCCCAAGGAGGCCCTGTTCCTATGGACAGGGGCGCAG TGCCAATGGTCGACCCACGGGCTCCTATGCGAGGAGCCCCTCCAGGACCTCAAGGGATTCCACCAAGAGGCCTGCTGGGTGATGGTCCTAATGATCCGCGAGGTGGATCGCTAGTAAACGTGGGAGGAGAAGTAGTGGAGCC ccGTGGTTATATGGGAGGCCCTCCACCGCACCAGGGGCCACCCATGCATATGGCTCCTCCAGACATGCGTGGACCCCATGACATGAGAGGAGCACCCATGTTGGGAGAGCCCAGAGGCCCTATGATGGATCAGCGTGGTCCACCCATGGACTCTAGAG ccccAATTCCTCCAGGCCGCGATCCTCGAGCTGTAGAAACTCGGGGTCCTGTGGCAGGCCAGAGGGTCCCTGTAGCGGGTGGAATGCAGGGTGCTCCTTCTCACGCAATGCCATCAAATGCTCCCCCATCTGCCCGACCT GGTCCTGCAGCTGAGGTGTCTTCTCAAGATCATGAAAAG GCTGCTCTAATTATGCAGGTGCTCCAGCTGACTCCAGAACAGATTGCCATGCTTCCCCCTGAGCAGAGGCAGAGTATACTCATCCTGAAAGAGCAAATTCAGAAAACTGCTGGTGCCCCTTGA